TCACGCTCATCGACGACGGCGGCGTGGGCGAGGCACACCCGTGGGAAAAGAGCCCGGTCCCTGCCACCTATCAGGTGCGCGGCCTGGGTCCCATCAGCCTCAGTGTGCCCAGCCTCGGGCCCACCGACGGCATTCTGCAGAAGCTGGGTCTTCGCCCGGTGCGGAGTTATGCGCATCCCGAGCGGCCCAGCAACACCGTCGAGGTTTACGAAATGGGCCCAGGTGGTGCGGCGGCCGAGTTGCACATCGCGCGGCAGCCCGAGCTCTCGCCGGCGCGTGGTGGCGCGGGCGGGGTGCACCATGTGGCACTGCGCACGCCGGACGCGGACTACGACGCCTGGGCCGATCGCCTGAATACGCTGGGCATCCGCAACAGCGGCAAGGTGGACCGGCACTGGTTCCGCAGTCTCTACTTCCGTGAGCCCAACGGCATTCTGTTCGAGCTGGCCTCGGACGGACCGGGCTTCGCGGTAGACGAGCCGGCGGAGACGCTGGGTGAGAAGCTGGTGCTGGCGCCGTTCATGGAGCCGCATCGCGAGGAGATCGAAGCCAACCTGGTGCCGCTCGGCTGAGCGGCGCCCTGTCCAACACGGAATCATGACCAGTACCCTTCCCGTTACCACGGACTCTTTCGTTCACGTCGCGCGCCCTGCGCGCGGCGTGGACACCACGCTGCTGCTGCTGCATGGCACAGGGGGCGACGAACGCGACCTGTTGCCGCTGGGTGAGCAACTGCTGCCCGGTGCCGCGCTCCTGAGTCCGCGCGGCAATGTCAGTGAGCGTGGCATGCCGCGATTCTTCCGTCGTCACGCCGAAGGGGTGCTCGACCAAAAAGACCTTGCGCTGCGCACCACCGAGCTGGCCACCTGGCTGCCACTCGCGCTCGAGGCCCACGCGCTACCCACCGGGCGTGTGATTGCCACGGGCTTCAGCAACGGTGCCAACATTGCGGCGTCGCAGCTGTTGCGCGGCCTGCCGGGTCTCCATGGCGCGGTGCTGCTGAGCCCCATGCTGCCATTCGAACCCGATGTCCCACCCGCATTGCCGGGGGTGCGCGTGTTCATCGGCGCGGGGCGCAACGATCCGCTGGTACCCGTGCCACAGGTGGAGCGCCTCGCCGCCCTGCTGCAAAGCGCTGGCGCCGACGTAACGGTGCATTGGACGGCCGGCGGGCACGGCATCACGCCGGATGAATTCGAGGCCGCACGTGCTTGGATGGCCGGCTGGGTCGACTGACGCGCATTCAGGGTGCGACGACGCATTTTCGTCCCACCCCAACGCGGTTCGACCCTGACAGCTGCGTGCAGTCCGAGGACAAGCGGGAGCCCCCTGCAATTCTGTGGTGCAGCTGCCGATACTTGAGGCCGTTGTCCGGTTTCCGCACGGTAGTCTCGACTTTTCCTCGCATCACGGTCTCATGTTCGAAGAACTTTGCGACGACGCCCACGAGGCGCACGCGATGAAGCTCATTCATCGTGCGGTGCTCACCATCGGCGTCTGCTTTCTTGGCTTTGCCGGCTTTGCCATCTCCACGCGCCTCGGCGCCGAAGTGCCGCCGTCGTCGGTGACCTACGGCAGCGAGCAAGCTCCCTCTGACGCGTCGGTGTTTGGCGACTGATCCACGGTCAGGCGCTGGACCAACAACGGGCTGCCCTCGGGCGGCCCGTTGTTGTTTGCCTCAGGTCGGCCGGCATTTCCGCCGTTCCATTGAAGTTGACGGGACGGACCGCCGATACTTCCGATATTGATCTCACGGATCGGGCATCTCGAAGCAGGGTCCTCGCCGAACCGATGCGGTCCCGAGTCTCCGCCCATGAAGGTCTCTCCACTTCGGACGCAATGCGCTCTGGTCTCGCTGATGCTCGCAGGCGTGCTCCAAGCCTGCGACGCGCCGCGCG
This portion of the Gemmatimonas sp. UBA7669 genome encodes:
- a CDS encoding ring-cleaving dioxygenase → MQLTGIHHLTAVSARIRDNYRFYTQIMGMRLVKRSVNQDDASAYHLFYADKVGSPGSDLTFFDFPVLPEVRGTRSITRTALRVNGLDALQFWDTHLTDHGVRHSAIEERDGRLVIDFEDPEGQRLTLIDDGGVGEAHPWEKSPVPATYQVRGLGPISLSVPSLGPTDGILQKLGLRPVRSYAHPERPSNTVEVYEMGPGGAAAELHIARQPELSPARGGAGGVHHVALRTPDADYDAWADRLNTLGIRNSGKVDRHWFRSLYFREPNGILFELASDGPGFAVDEPAETLGEKLVLAPFMEPHREEIEANLVPLG
- a CDS encoding alpha/beta hydrolase — encoded protein: MTSTLPVTTDSFVHVARPARGVDTTLLLLHGTGGDERDLLPLGEQLLPGAALLSPRGNVSERGMPRFFRRHAEGVLDQKDLALRTTELATWLPLALEAHALPTGRVIATGFSNGANIAASQLLRGLPGLHGAVLLSPMLPFEPDVPPALPGVRVFIGAGRNDPLVPVPQVERLAALLQSAGADVTVHWTAGGHGITPDEFEAARAWMAGWVD